From the genome of Lysinibacter sp. HNR:
AACTAATGTAGATATCCTGGCGATGAGCGCAACCCCGATCCCACGCACCCTGGAAATGGCTGTTACCGGTATCCGTGAGATGTCTACCTTAGCCACGCCCCCGGAAGATCGACACCCGATTCTCACGCTTGTGGGTCCTCAATCGGATAAACAGATCGCGGCAGCTATTCGACGTGAACTGTTGCGGGAGGGACAGATTTTCTTTGTACACAACAGGGTGTCAAGCATCACGCGCACGGCAGCTCACCTTTCCGAGCTTGTGCCGGAGGCCCGTATAGCGGTGGCGCACGGTAAGCTCTCTGAAGCAACGCTGGAGCGGGTAGTTGTGGACTTTTGGGAGCGGAAGTTTGACGTTCTCGTGTCAACCACAATCGTTGAGACCGGGCTGGACATCGCTAACGCCAATACCATCATCATCGATCGCGCAGATAAGTATGGTCTGAGTCAGCTGCACCAGCTTCGTGGTCGAGTAGGTCGGGGTCGTGAGCGAGCCTACGGCTACTTTATGTATGATGCTGATAGGCCGCTGAGCGAAACGGCTCACGAACGGCTTGAGACTATAGCCACCAATAATGAGTTGGGTTCTGGAATGCAGGTGGCGCTTAAGGATCTTGAGATTCGTGGTGCCGGAAATCTGCTGGGTGGTGAGCAATCGGGACATATTGCGGGGGTCGGATTTGACCTCTATTTACGGATGATTGGGGAGGCGGTTAACACCTTCCGCGGTGAGGACGTGGCCACACTGACTGAGCTTACTCTGGAGTTACCGGTGGCAGCTCACATTCCTGAGGACTATGTGGATAGTGAACGCCTGAGACTGGAAGCCTATCAAAAGTTTTCTGCCGCGAGCTCCGCGAGTGCAGATGAAGACCAGTTGGGTCTTGTTGTTGAAGAGCTTGTTGATCGTTACGGTGCGTTGCCGGACGAGGTAGAGACACTTCTGCTGGTTTCGCAGCTTCGGCACCGTGCAGCCAAGCTCGGATTGAGCAAGGTGGTTGTGCTCGGACCCAACATCAAGATTGAGCGGGTAGAACTCCCCGACTCCCGCCAGCTTCGAATGCAGCGACTCTACCCTGGATCACGCTACACAGCCGCGACCGGGGTGATACAGGTGCCCCTTCCCGTTACCCACGGTGTTACTCTGACCGGTGTCGAACTGGTTGAGTGGGTGAGCAAATTGCTTGAGGTTATTATCCCAGACGCATCCGGCTAGGAATCAAACCCGAGTCCGAGCTTGTCCAGCGTTCGGAGGATAAAATTGCGCTTACCCTGGTTGTGATCGGCCTGATCCATTGACCACCGTGTTGCCTGCACTCCGGCGTAGGCAAAGGGTTCAGGCGGAAAGGGGAGTGGAACCTCACGAACCATCCGTAGGGCGGTTCGCTCGGTATGTAGTCCCTCGATCCGATCGAGCAGGACGTTGGCGGCAAAGCGTGTCGCCCCCACACCGAGTCCGGTGAATCCTGATGCGTATCCAATTTTTCCCTCGCGGGCCTGTCCATAGAAGGCACAGAACTGTGTGGAGCTGTCAATTGCCCCTCCCCAGCGATGAGTGAAGGTGACCCCTTCTAACTGCGGAAAAGTTGTGAAAAAGTGGCTGGCGAGCCGCTCGAAACTTTGCGGGCGATCATCATATTTAGAGTCGACTCGTCCACCATAGTTATAGATGGCATCGTAGCCGCCAAAGAGGATGCGATTGTCTCGGCTGAGACGATAATAGTGAAATTGATTGGCCATATCCGAGATGCCCTGGCGGTTTTTCCACCCAATGGAGTCCATCTGTTGTGAGGTGAGGGGTTCTGTCATCAGAGCGTAGTCATAGACAGGAACCGTGTGGAAACGATAGCGCTTGAGCAGTGACGGAAATGCATTTGTTGCGAGCACAACTCGTGACGCGGAGACGGGGCCCGCCGCTGTGCGCAGGTGTACCCGTCCGTTATCGAGTTCGGTGGGAGGTTCTATACCGGTTATCGGGGAACGTTCAAAGATCTTCACTCCGAGCTCTGTTGCCACTCGTGCAAGCTCCATAACGAGTTTTGCCGGGTGAAGCATGGCAACAGAGTCTTTGTCCCAAACACCTGCCAGGTATGTAGGGGAACTCACTTCTTGCTGTACTTCTTCACCGGAAAGATACCCCTCACCGCGTAGCTCTTTTTCCTGGTAAGGTTCGGTCGCGACGGTGAGCGCTCCCGTGCGTTCGAATTCACAATCGATGCTGTAGCGCTCAATCGCTGCCTCAATCTCGTTGAGATTTTGCCGACCAAGAGAATCGAGAGCTTCATACTCTTCAGGCCACCGGGCCCGACCATTTTCCTCGCCGTGAGTCAGGCTGGCATCACAAAAACCACCGTTTCGGCCGGAGGCCGCCCATCCCACATTTTGCCCTTCGAGAAGGATAACGCTGCGATTCGGGTTGCGTTCTTTAGCGAGGATTGCGGTCCACAAACCTAGATATCCGCCACCAACAATTGCAAGATCAAAGGTGGAGGGCCCTCGGTATCTTGGATAT
Proteins encoded in this window:
- a CDS encoding FAD-dependent oxidoreductase, with the protein product MSQTVFERYAPQKSTILEALAPSVNRPFWLDDVAQVTKYPRYRGPSTFDLAIVGGGYLGLWTAILAKERNPNRSVILLEGQNVGWAASGRNGGFCDASLTHGEENGRARWPEEYEALDSLGRQNLNEIEAAIERYSIDCEFERTGALTVATEPYQEKELRGEGYLSGEEVQQEVSSPTYLAGVWDKDSVAMLHPAKLVMELARVATELGVKIFERSPITGIEPPTELDNGRVHLRTAAGPVSASRVVLATNAFPSLLKRYRFHTVPVYDYALMTEPLTSQQMDSIGWKNRQGISDMANQFHYYRLSRDNRILFGGYDAIYNYGGRVDSKYDDRPQSFERLASHFFTTFPQLEGVTFTHRWGGAIDSSTQFCAFYGQAREGKIGYASGFTGLGVGATRFAANVLLDRIEGLHTERTALRMVREVPLPFPPEPFAYAGVQATRWSMDQADHNQGKRNFILRTLDKLGLGFDS